In Streptomyces capitiformicae, one genomic interval encodes:
- a CDS encoding IlvD/Edd family dehydratase, giving the protein MKLRSAQWYAGQDRNAYIHRAWMRRGVPGDAFTGRPQIAIANTASDLTPCNAHLTEVAASVRNGVYEAGGIPLELPVISLGETQMRPTAMLWRNMAAMATEEMLRANPIDGVVLLGGCDKTIPSLLMAAASVDLPAVVVPGGPMLTGTFRGTPLGCGTDVWRLSEEVRAGTLSNEEFTRSESAMIRSRGHCNTMGTASTMAIVAEALGTTVPGTAGTPAPDSRLLEAAHGTGRLAVDMVSADRRPGTFLTKASFHNAIVALAAVGGSTNAVVHLLAIAGRLGIDLTLDDFDRIGSRVPVLVDLLPAGRFLMDDFHRAGGLLAVLREVRDLLDPEALTVTGTPLVDHLDDAPIWDPEVIRTRQKPLVAEGGIAVLRGSLAPRGALIKPAAASPHLLRHRGRAVVFDSIEDFHARVDDPELDIDADSVMVLRGCGPKGYPGMPEVSNMPLPRKLLEQGVRDMVRVCDGRMSGTAYGTVVLHVTPEAAAGGPLALVRTGDIISLDVEARRIDLEVPADELARRTPNEATVTGFAAPRRGWERLYVDHVQQADTGADLDFLTGSSGSDVSRESH; this is encoded by the coding sequence GTGAAGCTCCGCAGCGCACAGTGGTACGCGGGTCAGGACCGCAACGCCTACATCCACCGGGCCTGGATGCGCCGAGGTGTGCCGGGCGACGCGTTCACGGGCCGTCCGCAGATCGCCATCGCCAACACCGCCTCCGACCTGACGCCGTGCAACGCACATCTGACCGAGGTGGCCGCCTCAGTCCGCAACGGCGTGTACGAGGCGGGCGGCATCCCGCTGGAACTTCCCGTGATCTCCCTGGGCGAGACCCAGATGCGCCCCACCGCCATGCTCTGGCGCAACATGGCGGCCATGGCCACGGAGGAGATGCTGCGGGCCAACCCCATCGACGGCGTCGTCCTGCTCGGCGGCTGCGACAAGACCATCCCCTCGCTGCTCATGGCCGCCGCCTCCGTCGACCTGCCCGCCGTCGTCGTCCCCGGCGGCCCGATGCTGACCGGCACCTTCCGGGGTACGCCGCTGGGCTGCGGCACCGACGTGTGGCGGCTGTCGGAGGAGGTCAGGGCCGGCACGCTGTCGAACGAGGAGTTCACCCGCTCCGAGTCCGCGATGATCCGCAGCCGCGGGCACTGCAACACCATGGGGACCGCGTCCACGATGGCCATCGTCGCCGAGGCGCTCGGCACAACCGTGCCCGGAACCGCCGGCACCCCCGCCCCCGACAGCCGCCTCCTGGAGGCCGCACACGGCACCGGCCGCCTCGCGGTGGACATGGTCTCCGCCGACCGCAGGCCCGGCACCTTCCTGACCAAGGCGTCCTTCCACAACGCCATCGTGGCGCTCGCCGCCGTCGGCGGCTCCACCAACGCCGTCGTCCACCTCCTGGCGATCGCCGGCCGCCTCGGCATCGACCTGACCCTGGACGACTTCGACCGCATCGGCTCCCGTGTGCCGGTCCTCGTGGACCTGCTGCCGGCCGGACGGTTCCTCATGGACGACTTCCACCGGGCCGGCGGACTGCTCGCCGTCCTGCGCGAGGTCCGCGACCTGCTCGACCCCGAGGCACTGACCGTCACCGGCACCCCTCTGGTGGACCACCTCGACGACGCCCCGATCTGGGACCCAGAAGTGATCCGCACCCGGCAGAAGCCGCTGGTGGCCGAGGGCGGCATCGCCGTCCTGCGCGGCAGCCTCGCCCCACGGGGCGCCTTGATCAAGCCGGCGGCGGCCTCACCGCACCTGCTGCGCCACCGCGGCAGGGCGGTCGTCTTCGACAGCATCGAGGACTTCCACGCCCGCGTCGACGACCCGGAACTCGACATCGACGCCGACTCCGTCATGGTCCTGCGCGGCTGCGGCCCCAAGGGCTACCCGGGCATGCCGGAAGTCTCCAACATGCCCCTGCCCAGGAAACTGCTCGAACAGGGCGTGCGCGACATGGTCCGCGTCTGCGACGGCCGGATGAGCGGCACCGCCTACGGCACGGTCGTGCTGCACGTCACCCCCGAGGCGGCCGCCGGCGGCCCCCTCGCCCTGGTGCGCACCGGGGACATCATCAGCCTGGACGTCGAAGCCCGCCGCATCGACCTCGAAGTGCCCGCCGACGAACTCGCCCGACGCACCCCCAACGAGGCGACCGTCACCGGCTTCGCCGCCCCTCGTCGCGGATGGGAACGGCTCTACGTCGACCACGTCCAGCAGGCCGACACCGGCGCCGACCTGGACTTCCTCACCGGTTCCAGCGGATCGGACGTCAGCCGTGAGTCGCACTGA
- a CDS encoding IclR family transcriptional regulator — protein sequence MEHTQTFDGSTDLADEKNADSGDTNRLVGSDRVLAVLKELARYPDGVGLEEMTRAIGAPKPTVHRALGSLRRAGLADQDGRGRYVLGDEFLRMAFAHHEARPEHVRISPLLNTLATRFGETAHYAVLDGREVVYRAKVDPPSGAVRLTSTVGGRNPAHSTAVGKLLLAHRLSTLDAVRDWVGADPLPRRTAQTQCTAEDLHQELELTRERGYSVDDQENEIGVNCLALPIYAATPAVPAGAISVSAVAYRTPLSTLTDAVEEIRGLLGVLGTACP from the coding sequence ATGGAGCATACGCAGACGTTCGACGGATCGACAGACCTCGCGGACGAGAAGAACGCCGACAGCGGCGACACCAATCGCTTGGTGGGCTCCGACCGGGTGCTGGCCGTACTCAAGGAACTCGCCCGTTACCCCGACGGCGTGGGACTCGAGGAGATGACACGGGCGATCGGGGCTCCGAAGCCGACGGTGCACCGGGCGCTGGGCTCCCTGCGCCGGGCCGGCCTCGCCGACCAGGACGGCCGCGGCCGCTATGTGCTGGGCGACGAGTTCCTCCGCATGGCGTTCGCCCACCACGAGGCCCGCCCGGAACACGTACGGATCAGTCCGCTGCTGAACACGCTGGCCACCCGGTTCGGCGAGACCGCGCACTACGCCGTACTCGACGGCCGCGAGGTGGTCTACCGGGCCAAGGTGGACCCGCCCAGCGGCGCGGTGCGGCTCACCTCCACGGTGGGAGGACGCAACCCGGCACACTCCACCGCCGTCGGAAAACTACTGCTCGCACACCGGCTGTCCACCCTGGACGCGGTCCGGGACTGGGTCGGCGCCGACCCCCTCCCCCGCCGTACGGCACAGACCCAGTGCACGGCCGAAGACCTGCACCAGGAACTCGAACTCACCCGGGAACGCGGCTACTCCGTCGACGACCAGGAGAACGAAATCGGGGTCAACTGCCTCGCGCTGCCCATCTACGCGGCCACGCCGGCCGTTCCCGCGGGCGCGATCAGCGTGAGCGCCGTGGCCTACCGCACCCCGCTGAGCACCCTGACGGACGCCGTCGAGGAGATCAGGGGTCTGCTCGGCGTCCTGGGAACGGCTTGCCCGTGA
- a CDS encoding fumarylacetoacetate hydrolase family protein has translation MYLMRIGAPGSEKPVARIDADSYIDLSDVVTDFDEAFFASGGIDRVRPVVAERAAAGQVSRFAGERIGAPIARPHQILCIGLNYRDHAAESGMAVPDEPILFTKSPNTLIGPNDDVRIPRGSTKPDWEVELGIVIGSRTSYLDSVDEARDAIAGYVVVNDVSERAFQLERGGQWAKGKSAETFNPAGPWLATTDEIDDVLALDMWLDVNGVRRQTGTTKTMIFDPYFIVHYLSQFLVLEPGDLINTGTPPGVGMGFNPPVWLQPGDIMELGIQQLGSQRQHVLGPR, from the coding sequence GTGTACCTCATGCGCATCGGCGCCCCTGGCTCCGAGAAGCCCGTTGCCCGTATCGACGCCGACAGCTACATCGACCTGTCGGATGTCGTCACCGACTTCGACGAAGCCTTCTTCGCCTCCGGCGGCATCGACCGCGTCCGTCCCGTCGTCGCCGAGCGCGCCGCCGCCGGTCAGGTGTCCCGCTTCGCCGGGGAGCGGATCGGCGCACCGATCGCCCGGCCGCACCAGATCCTGTGCATCGGCCTGAACTACCGTGACCACGCGGCCGAGAGCGGCATGGCCGTCCCCGACGAGCCGATCCTGTTCACCAAGTCGCCCAACACGTTGATCGGCCCGAACGACGACGTGCGCATCCCGCGCGGCTCCACCAAGCCGGACTGGGAAGTAGAGCTGGGCATCGTCATCGGCAGCCGCACCAGCTACCTGGACTCCGTCGACGAGGCCCGCGACGCCATCGCCGGGTACGTCGTCGTCAACGACGTCAGCGAGCGCGCCTTCCAGTTGGAACGCGGCGGGCAGTGGGCCAAGGGCAAGTCCGCCGAGACCTTCAACCCCGCGGGTCCGTGGCTCGCCACCACCGATGAGATCGACGACGTCCTCGCCCTGGACATGTGGCTGGACGTCAACGGCGTTCGCCGGCAGACCGGCACCACCAAGACGATGATCTTCGACCCGTACTTCATCGTGCATTACCTCAGCCAGTTCCTCGTCCTCGAACCGGGCGACCTGATCAACACCGGCACCCCGCCCGGCGTCGGCATGGGCTTCAACCCGCCGGTGTGGCTGCAGCCGGGCGACATCATGGAACTGGGCATTCAGCAGCTGGGCAGCCAGCGGCAGCACGTGCTCGGACCGCGGTGA
- a CDS encoding zinc-dependent alcohol dehydrogenase — translation MRAFVLTAPGAYEVQEVPSPVAAPGEVVVDVERVGVCGTDVEFFTGEMAYLHTGHASYPLRPGHEWSGRVTAVGHGVDPSWTGRRVMGDTMLGDGTCRRCRKGHQHVCEKRQEVGIRGDRPGALAERLAVPVSSLHALPDSVDAALGALVEPGGNALRAAQAAELGPGDRALVLGPGTIGLLVAMFARTTGAEVHLMGQTDESLAFARALGFEHVWRENDVPDLPFDAVVDASNAVHLPAAALDLVEPGGRVVCIGLAGEPSRIDTRTLALKDVTAVGVLSASPGLDATIRAYADRTVDPSPLIAATVGLSQVGAVLAGRRPPDAGPGPKIHVDPRLP, via the coding sequence ATGCGCGCGTTCGTCCTGACGGCACCCGGCGCGTACGAGGTTCAGGAGGTGCCCTCACCGGTGGCGGCTCCCGGCGAGGTCGTGGTCGACGTCGAACGGGTCGGCGTCTGCGGAACCGACGTCGAGTTCTTCACCGGTGAGATGGCCTACCTCCACACGGGCCACGCCTCCTACCCCTTGCGTCCGGGCCACGAGTGGTCCGGACGGGTGACCGCTGTGGGTCACGGCGTGGACCCCTCCTGGACCGGACGGCGGGTCATGGGCGACACCATGCTGGGCGACGGCACCTGCCGTCGCTGCCGCAAGGGGCACCAGCACGTCTGCGAGAAGCGCCAGGAGGTGGGCATCCGAGGGGATCGGCCCGGTGCGCTGGCCGAGCGTCTCGCCGTTCCGGTCTCCTCACTGCACGCCCTGCCCGACAGCGTCGACGCCGCCCTCGGTGCCCTGGTGGAACCCGGCGGCAACGCCCTGCGCGCCGCGCAGGCCGCCGAACTCGGGCCCGGGGACCGCGCTCTGGTACTCGGGCCGGGCACGATCGGCCTGCTGGTCGCGATGTTCGCCCGCACCACGGGTGCCGAGGTGCACCTGATGGGACAGACCGACGAGTCGCTCGCATTCGCCCGTGCCCTCGGCTTCGAGCACGTCTGGCGGGAGAACGACGTTCCCGACCTGCCTTTCGACGCGGTCGTGGACGCCTCGAACGCCGTCCACCTGCCCGCTGCCGCCCTCGACCTTGTCGAGCCCGGCGGCCGGGTCGTCTGCATCGGACTGGCGGGCGAGCCCAGCCGGATCGACACCCGCACCCTGGCGTTGAAGGACGTGACCGCCGTCGGCGTCCTGTCCGCCTCCCCCGGCCTGGACGCCACCATCCGGGCCTACGCCGACAGAACCGTCGACCCGAGTCCACTGATCGCCGCCACCGTCGGCCTCAGCCAGGTCGGTGCCGTCCTCGCCGGCCGGCGTCCGCCGGACGCCGGACCCGGCCCGAAGATCCACGTCGATCCGCGTCTGCCCTGA
- a CDS encoding FadR/GntR family transcriptional regulator, producing MNDTPAAQAAVPTQAPSAEAAAVNDGDALPEYRPGYEVVAERILEFIAESRLVAGDRLPTENDLAQRLNTSRAVVREAVKILSALGRVRAHKGRGLFVADDEGMLITSRWGGFFRPVDLDHVLMLFEFRRVQEMAASSLAATRATPAELRTIEVAMQQCRHGFVHGQVDVFNQADEDFHAAVAAASHNTFLGNAVRDARRLQRQSSAIGIHQTFGENTAAAVEEHEAIYRAIRDGRPDKAAEATAAHLDRTLEDYRREIQRRLFG from the coding sequence ATGAACGACACGCCCGCGGCCCAGGCGGCAGTGCCGACGCAGGCACCTTCTGCTGAGGCGGCGGCAGTGAACGACGGGGACGCGCTGCCTGAGTACCGGCCCGGATACGAGGTCGTGGCGGAGCGGATCCTTGAGTTCATCGCCGAGTCCCGTCTGGTGGCGGGTGACCGGCTGCCCACGGAGAACGATCTGGCGCAGAGGCTGAATACCAGCAGGGCGGTGGTACGCGAGGCGGTGAAGATCCTTTCGGCGCTCGGCCGGGTACGGGCCCACAAGGGGCGCGGACTGTTCGTCGCCGACGACGAGGGCATGCTCATCACCAGCCGGTGGGGCGGCTTCTTCCGCCCCGTCGACCTCGATCATGTGCTCATGCTGTTCGAGTTCCGCAGGGTGCAGGAGATGGCCGCCAGCAGTCTGGCCGCCACCCGGGCCACCCCCGCCGAACTGCGGACCATCGAAGTCGCCATGCAGCAGTGCCGACACGGGTTCGTCCACGGGCAGGTCGACGTGTTCAACCAGGCGGACGAGGACTTCCACGCGGCCGTCGCCGCCGCCTCGCACAACACCTTCCTCGGCAACGCCGTGCGTGACGCCCGACGTCTGCAGCGGCAGTCCAGTGCCATCGGGATCCACCAAACGTTCGGCGAGAACACCGCGGCCGCCGTCGAGGAGCACGAGGCCATCTACCGGGCCATCCGCGACGGGCGGCCCGACAAGGCGGCCGAGGCCACGGCGGCGCATCTCGACAGAACGCTCGAGGACTACCGGCGGGAGATCCAGCGTCGCCTGTTCGGATAG
- a CDS encoding ABC transporter substrate-binding protein has translation MTVTNPSVRQTRVLGKRRSALLAGCVVTVMLSAVACGGAGTGGAKTTKDGFAQVPQKEGALTVWVDSTRLAAAKQYQELHPDVKLDIVTYDGNANGSNYLQTKVQLFNRTGKGWPDVVFSSQNNEVTWAVDAGFAAPLNKGLIPEATLGQFAKGANDVCTVNGTLYCLRNDLSQAVLWYNAPLLKKFGYSVPTTWEEYGQLGKKVAKEHPGYLVGDAGDSFTPEIYLWASKCGANDITGAKSVSVNTTSENCTKMAELMDVLIKNKSMSISGVFSTDFAKNKADKVLLMPGPAWFGGAVFKDGLKTPAGQIAAAPMPQWKGDSSPSTGNVGGGTWLVSQHSAHLKAATDFLKWVTTDNAYQGEKAPGFPAYAPAAEAWLKGQAASGYFASDLSALASASSQVWPGWGSGQFSQEAIWAATVKPGLTEGRTIVSMLPAWQDAIVKHAKSNGYKVSE, from the coding sequence ATGACCGTCACAAACCCTTCGGTCCGGCAGACAAGAGTGCTCGGCAAGCGACGTTCGGCATTGCTGGCCGGCTGTGTTGTCACCGTGATGCTGTCCGCGGTCGCCTGTGGCGGTGCCGGCACCGGCGGCGCCAAGACCACCAAGGACGGTTTCGCCCAGGTGCCGCAGAAGGAGGGGGCGTTGACCGTCTGGGTCGACTCGACCCGACTGGCTGCCGCGAAGCAGTACCAGGAGCTCCACCCGGACGTGAAGCTCGACATCGTCACCTACGACGGTAACGCCAACGGGTCCAACTACCTTCAGACCAAGGTCCAGTTGTTCAACCGCACCGGCAAGGGCTGGCCGGACGTCGTCTTCAGCTCCCAGAACAACGAGGTGACCTGGGCGGTCGACGCGGGCTTCGCCGCGCCGCTCAACAAGGGCCTCATCCCGGAGGCGACCCTGGGGCAGTTCGCCAAGGGGGCCAACGACGTCTGCACGGTGAACGGCACCCTGTACTGCCTGCGCAACGACCTCTCCCAGGCGGTGCTCTGGTACAACGCGCCGCTGCTGAAGAAGTTCGGCTACTCCGTCCCGACGACCTGGGAGGAGTACGGGCAACTCGGCAAGAAGGTGGCCAAGGAGCACCCCGGTTACCTGGTGGGCGACGCCGGGGACTCCTTCACGCCCGAGATCTACCTGTGGGCGAGCAAGTGCGGCGCGAACGACATCACGGGCGCCAAGTCCGTGTCGGTGAACACCACCAGCGAGAACTGCACCAAGATGGCCGAGCTCATGGACGTGCTGATCAAGAACAAGTCCATGTCCATCAGCGGGGTCTTCAGCACCGACTTCGCCAAGAACAAGGCCGACAAGGTCCTGCTCATGCCCGGCCCCGCCTGGTTCGGCGGCGCGGTGTTCAAGGACGGCCTCAAGACACCGGCCGGGCAGATCGCGGCGGCGCCCATGCCCCAGTGGAAGGGTGACTCTTCGCCGTCCACGGGCAACGTCGGCGGCGGCACCTGGCTGGTGTCCCAGCACTCCGCTCACCTCAAGGCCGCCACCGACTTCCTGAAGTGGGTCACCACCGACAACGCCTACCAGGGCGAGAAGGCGCCCGGCTTCCCGGCCTACGCGCCCGCGGCCGAGGCCTGGCTGAAGGGGCAGGCCGCCTCCGGGTACTTCGCCAGTGACCTCAGCGCCCTCGCGTCCGCCTCCTCCCAGGTCTGGCCGGGCTGGGGCTCTGGCCAGTTCAGCCAGGAGGCGATCTGGGCCGCCACGGTCAAGCCCGGTCTCACCGAGGGCAGGACCATCGTGTCGATGCTGCCGGCCTGGCAGGACGCCATCGTCAAGCACGCCAAGTCCAACGGATACAAGGTCTCCGAGTGA
- a CDS encoding carbohydrate ABC transporter permease, translating to MAGSGRGRRRGASPQSRAGMAFVAAYVLLLIAFGILPTGYAVYFAFTDAGGTFTGFTNFITTAQDFRFVDAVGHVTLYLVFWLVSLVLFVVGLALLLHRLASRTAGQALRFLYYIPGALAGAASVLVWLFMLDPTVSPVSSLLGLLGFDTFGEVIAPGNLALLFTVIAFWTGAGGWIVVMYGALNNIPKDVMEAAHIDGASAWQTAWHIQIPMLRKWIVYMVILAFAGGAQLFVEPQLLSLASVGVAGRDYSLNQLTYDFAFQMNNINGAAAVSVELLVVSVSAAALFVARSGFFDAD from the coding sequence ATGGCCGGCTCCGGGCGGGGGCGCCGTCGCGGCGCCTCCCCGCAGAGCCGGGCCGGCATGGCATTCGTCGCCGCCTATGTGCTGCTGCTGATCGCCTTCGGCATCCTTCCGACCGGTTACGCCGTCTACTTCGCGTTCACCGACGCCGGGGGCACGTTCACCGGATTCACCAACTTCATCACCACGGCGCAGGACTTCCGCTTCGTCGACGCCGTGGGCCACGTGACCCTGTACCTGGTGTTCTGGCTCGTCTCGCTGGTGTTGTTCGTGGTGGGCCTGGCGCTGCTGCTGCACCGCCTGGCCTCCCGCACGGCCGGCCAGGCGCTCCGGTTCCTCTACTACATCCCCGGAGCGCTCGCCGGCGCCGCGAGCGTGCTGGTGTGGCTGTTCATGCTCGACCCGACGGTGAGCCCGGTCAGTTCACTGCTGGGCCTGCTGGGATTCGACACCTTCGGCGAGGTGATCGCTCCCGGGAACCTGGCGCTGCTGTTCACCGTCATCGCGTTCTGGACCGGGGCGGGCGGCTGGATCGTCGTCATGTACGGCGCGCTCAACAACATCCCCAAGGACGTCATGGAAGCCGCGCACATCGACGGCGCGAGCGCCTGGCAGACCGCCTGGCACATACAGATCCCGATGCTCCGCAAGTGGATCGTGTACATGGTGATCCTGGCCTTCGCGGGTGGCGCCCAGCTCTTCGTGGAGCCGCAGTTGCTCTCCCTCGCCAGCGTGGGCGTGGCCGGACGCGACTACTCGCTCAACCAGCTGACCTACGACTTCGCCTTCCAGATGAACAACATCAACGGCGCCGCCGCGGTCTCGGTGGAACTCCTGGTCGTCAGTGTGTCGGCCGCCGCCCTCTTCGTCGCACGGTCGGGATTCTTCGATGCCGATTGA
- a CDS encoding carbohydrate ABC transporter permease — MPSRLLAGSVLAVFVVFFVLPVLWLVLAATKTDQQLVHDHPLSFGSWHTLKANWDALTAFQDNAILLWLGNSALYAAISLVITLCVAVPAGYALAMTEFRGRRTLLVSTLVVMLMPNATLVVPLFLEINAVGLIGTMWSIILPYAFYPFGVYLTYIYFTTAVPKDLLAAARMDGCSEFGVFRLVALPLATPVIALVGFFSFVANWTNYFLPYVMLPESDQMPVQVGVGNLLSNVPSFNPTVGELAIERPQLALATLVAITPVLVVFLFAQRFLVSGMLAGATKE; from the coding sequence CTGCCGTCCAGGCTGCTGGCCGGCTCCGTACTGGCCGTGTTCGTGGTGTTCTTCGTGCTGCCGGTGCTGTGGCTCGTCCTCGCGGCGACCAAGACCGACCAGCAACTGGTCCACGACCATCCACTCTCCTTCGGCTCCTGGCACACGCTCAAGGCCAACTGGGACGCGCTTACGGCCTTCCAGGACAACGCCATCCTGCTGTGGCTGGGCAACTCCGCGCTCTACGCGGCGATCTCGCTGGTCATCACGCTCTGCGTGGCCGTACCCGCGGGATACGCCCTGGCGATGACCGAGTTCCGCGGCCGGCGCACCCTGCTGGTCTCGACCCTGGTCGTGATGCTCATGCCGAACGCCACGCTGGTGGTGCCGCTGTTCCTGGAGATCAACGCGGTGGGCCTGATCGGCACGATGTGGTCGATCATCCTGCCGTACGCGTTCTATCCGTTCGGGGTGTACCTGACCTACATCTACTTCACCACCGCCGTGCCCAAGGACCTGCTGGCGGCGGCGCGGATGGACGGCTGCTCGGAGTTCGGTGTCTTCCGTCTGGTGGCACTGCCGCTGGCGACACCGGTCATCGCGCTCGTGGGCTTCTTCAGCTTCGTCGCCAACTGGACCAACTACTTCCTGCCGTACGTCATGCTCCCCGAGAGTGACCAGATGCCCGTCCAGGTGGGGGTCGGCAACCTGCTCAGCAACGTGCCGTCGTTCAATCCGACCGTCGGCGAGCTCGCGATCGAGCGCCCGCAGCTGGCTCTGGCGACGCTGGTGGCCATCACACCGGTCCTGGTCGTCTTCCTCTTCGCCCAGCGCTTCCTGGTCAGCGGGATGCTCGCCGGAGCCACCAAGGAATGA
- a CDS encoding L-rhamnose mutarotase, whose product MKRMAQTIRLRPERREEYLELHSAVWPGVEAALHRAHIRNYSIFLHGDALFAYFEYHGEDFEADMAALEADPETQQWWKLTDPCQEPWPDRGDSRQWTELTEIWHLGPPGEDATV is encoded by the coding sequence ATGAAGCGCATGGCCCAGACCATCCGGCTCCGGCCCGAGCGCCGCGAGGAGTACCTCGAACTCCACTCCGCAGTCTGGCCCGGAGTCGAAGCCGCCCTGCACCGGGCGCACATCCGCAACTACAGCATCTTCCTCCACGGTGACGCGCTGTTCGCCTACTTCGAGTACCACGGCGAGGACTTCGAGGCCGACATGGCCGCCCTCGAAGCCGACCCCGAGACCCAGCAGTGGTGGAAGCTCACCGACCCCTGCCAGGAACCCTGGCCCGACCGGGGCGACTCCCGCCAGTGGACGGAACTGACCGAGATCTGGCACCTCGGCCCGCCCGGCGAAGACGCCACCGTCTGA
- a CDS encoding amidohydrolase family protein: protein MTPSPVLIDAHHHLWDLDQRPQPWLDDPALASIRRAFTPDALRSAATRPIAGRRLHSTVAVQCMPDVPETEDLLALAEREPLIGAVVGWADLTSPAIGDVLDRLLSGPGGTYLRSLRHLVQGEADPQWLQRPAVERGLAAVGERGLCYDVLVHSHQLGQAVRLAERFPDLPQVLDHAGKPPIADGDLADWERQVQRLAAHQQVVCKLSGLITEADHDRWTTADIRPVWDILLTAFGPDRLMFGSDWPVANLAGGWNRWAATVDELLTDCAENEIHALLAGTATAFYRLPTRG from the coding sequence ATGACCCCCTCCCCCGTCCTCATCGATGCTCACCACCATCTGTGGGACCTCGACCAGCGTCCGCAACCCTGGCTCGACGACCCCGCCCTGGCATCGATCCGCCGCGCCTTCACCCCCGACGCCCTGCGCTCCGCCGCCACCCGACCCATCGCGGGCCGCCGACTGCACAGCACGGTGGCCGTGCAGTGCATGCCGGACGTGCCCGAGACGGAAGACCTGCTCGCGCTCGCGGAGCGGGAGCCGCTGATCGGGGCCGTGGTCGGCTGGGCGGACCTGACCTCCCCGGCGATCGGGGACGTACTCGACCGACTGCTCTCCGGGCCGGGCGGCACGTACCTGCGATCGCTGCGTCATCTCGTGCAGGGCGAAGCGGATCCGCAGTGGCTCCAACGTCCCGCTGTCGAACGCGGGCTGGCGGCGGTCGGGGAGCGCGGGCTCTGCTACGACGTGCTCGTGCACAGCCACCAGCTCGGTCAGGCGGTCCGCCTGGCCGAGCGGTTCCCGGACCTGCCCCAGGTGCTCGACCACGCCGGCAAGCCGCCGATCGCCGACGGTGACCTGGCGGACTGGGAACGCCAGGTGCAACGGCTGGCCGCACACCAGCAGGTGGTCTGCAAGCTGTCGGGACTGATCACCGAGGCCGACCACGACAGGTGGACCACCGCCGACATCCGCCCCGTCTGGGACATCCTGCTCACCGCCTTCGGCCCCGACCGGCTGATGTTCGGCTCCGACTGGCCGGTCGCCAACCTCGCCGGCGGCTGGAACCGCTGGGCCGCCACCGTGGACGAACTGCTCACCGACTGTGCCGAGAACGAGATCCACGCGCTCCTCGCCGGCACCGCGACCGCCTTCTACCGCCTCCCCACCCGCGGCTGA
- a CDS encoding tetratricopeptide repeat protein: MNGHTRDELLAEAIRLRRQGNPEEARRRLLDLAAEHPGDAEVAYQTAWVHDVLGLEAEAVPFYECSLTGSGLSEEDRRGALLGLGSTYRILGRYTQAVDTLRQGAAEFPDDGALQTFLAMALFNTDQHHEAMQILLKLVATTSEDPYVRQYRRAIETYAQDLNDTV, translated from the coding sequence ATGAACGGACACACCAGAGACGAACTACTGGCCGAAGCCATCCGCCTGCGCCGACAGGGGAATCCCGAAGAGGCCCGGAGGAGGTTACTGGATCTGGCCGCCGAGCACCCCGGGGACGCCGAGGTGGCCTATCAGACTGCCTGGGTCCATGACGTGCTGGGCCTGGAGGCGGAGGCTGTCCCCTTCTACGAATGCAGCCTGACGGGATCAGGGCTGTCGGAAGAGGACCGCCGCGGAGCTCTCCTCGGCCTCGGCAGTACCTATCGGATACTCGGCCGGTACACCCAGGCGGTCGACACCCTCCGCCAAGGCGCGGCCGAGTTCCCCGATGACGGTGCCCTGCAGACCTTCCTCGCCATGGCCCTGTTCAACACCGACCAGCACCACGAAGCCATGCAGATCCTGCTCAAGCTGGTCGCCACCACCAGCGAGGACCCTTACGTGCGCCAGTACCGGCGGGCCATCGAGACATACGCCCAGGACCTCAACGACACCGTCTGA